A stretch of DNA from Halioglobus japonicus:
CCCCATCATTTTCCTCACCCATCGCACGGGCGAGATCGATCGTATCTCGGGGCTGCGGCTGGGGGCTGATGACTACATTAGCAAGGATGCTTCGATCGAGTATCTGGTTGTTCGTATCGAGGCCCTGATCAGGCGCATGGAGGCAGTGCGCAATGCCGGCCCTGTATCCAACGCACAGCCGAGCGCCGGACTGGAACTCGACGAGGTGTATGCCACGGTGTTCTGGAATGGGATGCAGGTTGACCTGCCGCTAACCCACTTCTGGATGGTGCGTGAACTGTCCAGCCATCCCGGCGAGGTGCGCAGCCACCGCGAACTGATGAAGGCTGCCAATATCGTGGTGGCGCCCAACACCATTGCCGCCCACGTGAAATCTATCCGTAAGGCCTTTGTCCGCTGCGACGCGGATTTCGGCTGTATCGTCACCGAGCGGGGCAGGGGTTATCGCTGGGTACTGTCCCGTTGAATGGCCTCGCGAAATTCTCGCGGGGTGGTTCCTGTCCACCGTTTGAACGCGCGGGTAAACACCGTGGGGTCAGGGTAGCCCAGCTTTTCTCCAATCTGGGCGATACCGGTTGCCCCTACCGTCAACATGTCCTGAGCCTGTTGCTGGCGCAATTGATCCAGTTCCTGCTTGAGGGTTGTTCCCAGTTCAGCCAGGCGTCGAACCAGCGTGCGTTTACTGATACCGCACAAGTGCGCCACGTGATCGGCATCCAGGCCTGGCTCATGTATGTGCTGGGCAAGAATGTAGCGCAGGGTGGGTAGCGTTTCCTCCGGCGCACTGTTGCGGGTGATCTGAGGTCTGGCTGAGCATTGGGTGGTGTGCAATTGGGGTTCGAGCAGTAACCAGGCGCTCGGAAAGGCCACGCTGAACCCATTGGTGTCAGTAGTGGCTACTTTGACATCGGCATAATTGGGCGGGAAAACCTCGGGGTCACAAACCTTAACCAAGACCTGAGTGCCTTCCCAGTTGTCGCCAAGAGCAGTCTGCAGGATGGATAGCACATAAGCGGCGCCGAAGCCGTCGTTGTGGCGCGGCACGCGTCCATTATCGGTCAGTCGATTTTCTGTGAACGTGCTGCGTGTGCCCTTCGTCTCCAGTTTAAATTCGACAGAATTGGCGTCCTTGTATGCGTCGATGGAGAAGCGCAGTAACAGATCTCCCACAGAGACTGCACTATAGGCAGCCTCCGCCAGCGGCGACCATTTGAAAGGGTCGAGCGCTTCGCCCAGGTGCACGCCGCAAAATGGATCCTGGCTTAGCTCGGCTAGTGATTCAACGACATCGTACATGGTCGCTGCTGTGACAAAGTGGTCGTCGTCTTCAAAGCAGTTTAGGGTCAGGCAGTATTGGCCAAGCGTTTTATCCACGTGAGCATCGGCGTTGAGCGCAGCTTCGAGGAAAGGTCTCGCAAGATTCAGCCTCACCATAGGGAGGCGCAGCTTCTCGGAGGTGGTCGTAGGCATGGGTTGGGTTCCCCGTTGAATGACTAGATTCGAGTCTAGCGTATCAATCGATATTCTGTGCCAATTTGTTGCTCGTGTGGCGTGAACTGCCAATAGAGAAGTCGGCGCTCTGTGGCTAAATTTAGGTCTATCAAAATCATACTTATCTGTGGGGAGAGAGCAGTGCTTGGAAAGTGGTTAATTGCAGTCACTATTGCCTTTGGATTCAATGCGGCCTGGGGCCAGGATGAAGCGCCAGCCCAAACATTATTTACCAATGTCCATATTTTCGACGGTGTGAATAAAAAGCGCATCGAGAATGCGAGTGTGCTGGTAGAGGGCAACCTCATCAAAACCGTTTCCAAAGGTGACATCAGTGCTCCGGGAGCAACGGTGGTCGATGGCGGTGGTCGAACTCTGCTGCCAGGCTTCATCGAGGCGCATGCTCACCTGATGCTCATGGGGCCGAGCCTGCCCCAAATGGAAGCGGCCACCACCTGGGAAGATTTTGGTATTCACGGCACGCAAATGGCTGAGATGTACCTCATGCAGGGCTTCACCACTGTGCGGGATGCCGGCGGTGCCAACGGTGGCCTGCGCCGAGCAATCGATTCAGGCGCGATTGTGGGGCCGCGTTTCTATACCTCCGCCGCATTCCTGGGCACGCGCGGGGGCCATGCGGATTTTGCCAACTTCTCCTCTCCCCCCGGGGCTTCGACAAATTTCAGCCGCCTGAATATGGCGCAGGAAGTCGACAGCGTGGCGGACGTACAAAAGTACGGACGCAATAACTTTCGCATGGGGGCGACTCAGCTCAAATATATGCAGTCTGGCGGCGTGGTTAGTGCTTTCGACCCCTGGCAATTGCTCGCAGGATCACCGGCAGAGATTGAGGCGGCGGTGGCGGTAGCCAACGAATACGGAAGTTACGTAATGGCGCACTCCTATCGTAAGGAGGCCATGATGAATGCGCTCAATGCAGGCGTAAAATCGATTGAACACGGTTTCTCATTCGACTGTGAAATAGCGAAACTGATGAAGAAAAAAGGCGCGTTTATTACGACCAATTTGACAGCCTTTGATCCCGGCTTGCTGGATATCCCGGCGGTGGCCAACGTACCTTCCAGTTTGGCAAAAGCGAAGTCGGCGTCAGCGACATTCGCTGGTTATATCGACAATATGAAGAAGTGTCCGGTAAAGCGAGCATTCCAGACCGACTGCGTAGGTTCCGTGGACGCCTGTAATATTCAGATTGCCTATGAAAAGCACCTCAATAACGAGTTCTTCGGGCCCTACACCTCGCTGGTCACTATGACCTCAACGGGCGGCGAACTGGTCGCGCTCTCCGGTGACTTTATGAACCCCTACACGGAAGGCAAGCTGGGCGTGATCGAAGAAGGTGCCTACGCAGATATTCTGATTGTTGATGGCAACCCTCTGGAAGATTTCTCGGTGGTAGGTACAGGCACAAAATGGTTTGGTGCAGATTTACGACCAGATAGCCCTCAGACGCTCCGAGTCATCATGAAAGATGGCAAGATCTACAAGAACACGCTCTAAATAAATAGACCTTTGGACTTGGCTTCCCGCTTGGACGGGGAGCTTGTTTGGCATTAGGGTCTGTTGTTGAGAATGGCTGCCGTCACAGCGATTACTTTCAGTAGTGTGTTTTTCAGTAAGGCTTCCTATGAATCATCTTGAATTTATCGATAATCCGATCCGGCGGGTCCTTCGGGGCAGCGCCCTGCTCATTTGCATGACGGTGGCGCCTATTGTCGGTGCCGAGGAGGCGGAAGATCAGGACGAAGCGCCGCTTCAATTCGGCGGTCCGGATTCAGTCGAGCAGGTGATTGAAGCTGATCGCACCCCCCGTGGTGGTTTCTTTGATACCCAATTACTAGGCCCCTTCGAGGATTGGCAGGCCCGGGTCGAAGCGGATTACGGCTTCAGTTTCGGTGCCGATTATTCAGCCGTCACCGTACACGCCAGTGATGTGCTCGATGGCGCTGATGACAGCGCCAGCGGTGGGATGGTCAGGCTGTACGGTCGCTGGAATTTGACCGGCGACGGCAAGTCCAGCTCCGGCGGGCTGGTGTATAAGCTCGAGCACCGGCACAGCTACGGTGACAATGCCCCCAGTGGGTTTTTGCTGGGGAATGTCGGTTATGTCGGGCTCACCGAGCCACCCTTTAGCGACCAGGGTACGCGTTGGACCAACCTCTATTGGCGGCAGAGCCTGAATAATGGCCGTACCACGGTTGTCGGTGGCTTCCTGGATGTGACCGACTTCGTGGATGTATACGGGATGGCCAGCCCCTGGCTGCATTTCATGAACCTGGCCTTCTCGACTGGGTCAGGTGCCATTGATCTGCCGAACGACGCCAGCCTGGGTGTCGCCGCCGGGCACCTGTTTGACAATAACGTGTTCATCATTGGCAGCGTGGTGGATCGCAATGGCGATCCCACCGAGATCGGCGATGGCTTCGATACCTTCTTTGACGACAACGAGTACTTCAGCAGTATTGAAATAGGCCACACCTCGGCGCACTCCAACATAGCCCTGGACAACTTACACCTGACTCTGTGGCATGTAGATGCCCGAGAGGAGGCCGGCGCGCCGGGTGGCTGGGGTGCCAATGTGTCCTGGTCGCGCTATTACAATGACAGGCTCATGCCTTTTGTCCGCGCCGGCTATACCGACGACAGTGGATCCCTGCTGG
This window harbors:
- a CDS encoding response regulator translates to MARTIAYVEDDDVTRNRYVSALRQEGFVVAAYSSVDAAIAGLRQQLPDLALLDVAHADDRDAGYQVCAELRRLSSDVPIIFLTHRTGEIDRISGLRLGADDYISKDASIEYLVVRIEALIRRMEAVRNAGPVSNAQPSAGLELDEVYATVFWNGMQVDLPLTHFWMVRELSSHPGEVRSHRELMKAANIVVAPNTIAAHVKSIRKAFVRCDADFGCIVTERGRGYRWVLSR
- a CDS encoding AraC family transcriptional regulator, with protein sequence MPTTTSEKLRLPMVRLNLARPFLEAALNADAHVDKTLGQYCLTLNCFEDDDHFVTAATMYDVVESLAELSQDPFCGVHLGEALDPFKWSPLAEAAYSAVSVGDLLLRFSIDAYKDANSVEFKLETKGTRSTFTENRLTDNGRVPRHNDGFGAAYVLSILQTALGDNWEGTQVLVKVCDPEVFPPNYADVKVATTDTNGFSVAFPSAWLLLEPQLHTTQCSARPQITRNSAPEETLPTLRYILAQHIHEPGLDADHVAHLCGISKRTLVRRLAELGTTLKQELDQLRQQQAQDMLTVGATGIAQIGEKLGYPDPTVFTRAFKRWTGTTPREFREAIQRDSTQR
- a CDS encoding amidohydrolase family protein, encoding MLGKWLIAVTIAFGFNAAWGQDEAPAQTLFTNVHIFDGVNKKRIENASVLVEGNLIKTVSKGDISAPGATVVDGGGRTLLPGFIEAHAHLMLMGPSLPQMEAATTWEDFGIHGTQMAEMYLMQGFTTVRDAGGANGGLRRAIDSGAIVGPRFYTSAAFLGTRGGHADFANFSSPPGASTNFSRLNMAQEVDSVADVQKYGRNNFRMGATQLKYMQSGGVVSAFDPWQLLAGSPAEIEAAVAVANEYGSYVMAHSYRKEAMMNALNAGVKSIEHGFSFDCEIAKLMKKKGAFITTNLTAFDPGLLDIPAVANVPSSLAKAKSASATFAGYIDNMKKCPVKRAFQTDCVGSVDACNIQIAYEKHLNNEFFGPYTSLVTMTSTGGELVALSGDFMNPYTEGKLGVIEEGAYADILIVDGNPLEDFSVVGTGTKWFGADLRPDSPQTLRVIMKDGKIYKNTL
- a CDS encoding carbohydrate porin; translation: MNHLEFIDNPIRRVLRGSALLICMTVAPIVGAEEAEDQDEAPLQFGGPDSVEQVIEADRTPRGGFFDTQLLGPFEDWQARVEADYGFSFGADYSAVTVHASDVLDGADDSASGGMVRLYGRWNLTGDGKSSSGGLVYKLEHRHSYGDNAPSGFLLGNVGYVGLTEPPFSDQGTRWTNLYWRQSLNNGRTTVVGGFLDVTDFVDVYGMASPWLHFMNLAFSTGSGAIDLPNDASLGVAAGHLFDNNVFIIGSVVDRNGDPTEIGDGFDTFFDDNEYFSSIEIGHTSAHSNIALDNLHLTLWHVDAREEAGAPGGWGANVSWSRYYNDRLMPFVRAGYTDDSGSLLEKTVSVGLGYRPGAIAAAPGDLIGVGLNWGEVNENAFGPGLDDQYTLEMFYRWQLSQQLALTVDYQYLQDPALNPDEDSSHIWGLRARFAL